Proteins from a single region of Argopecten irradians isolate NY chromosome 7, Ai_NY, whole genome shotgun sequence:
- the LOC138326729 gene encoding uncharacterized protein: MSKPSSVVAHPDHEGSPHVSARDPNDSNYKGSARSTSSKQSYRSSRSSDLIQIRAKAVAARAGLEFERRENELKKERARLNEDNAILRAENERKRSEIDADLDLLEKEKNVIKAEAEFQAYDSDFPTDIESTNYKSKRTKEYVLDQNMRSRSPDHARSDHHEPELVHTTEQDNYLTPEPLQNTELARPSQPEPHTYKSRQGELVQSFSHEQICEPVHLSHHESDRLMSNKPDNYSTEIPQSRNYGKVQPVLHEPAYSYHTPEHEQTLLSTQGYIMPKGQVNSTHPEQNSATHESYNQHRYPTFSEPNREPSIQLHETARPFHEPASRSLDITGSFEHQQPAHVSPDIQNHAGFEPLRPTFHEPERHTSTGFTEFTQFLMKKELILQRLSSFDDKPEHYSVWKTSFVRIKLN, encoded by the coding sequence ATGTCCAAGCCATCGAGCGTAGTAGCTCACCCCGACCATGAAGGGTCACCACATGTTTCTGCTCGGGATCCAAACGACAGTAATTATAAGGGGTCAGCAAGGAGTACCAGTAGTAAACAATCCTATAGGTCTAGTAGGTCATCAGATCTAATACAGATACGAGCTAAGGCTGTAGCAGCAAGAGCTGGACTAGAGTTTGAACGACGTGAAAATGAATTAAAGAAAGAAAGGGCTAGACTCAATGAAGATAATGCAATATTACGTGCTGAAAATGAACGTAAAAGGTCTGAAATCGATGCAGATCTTGATTTATTAGAAAAGGAAAAGAATGTTATTAAAGCAGAAGCTGAATTTCAAGCCTACGACTCAGACTTTCCTACAGACATTGAATCAACTAATTATAAGTCTAAGAGGACTAAAGAATATGTCTTAGATCAGAACATGAGAAGTCGTTCACCGGATCATGCCAGATCAGACCATCATGAACCTGAACTAGTTCACACTACTGAACAAGATAATTATTTGACTCCAGAACCACTTCAAAATACTGAGCTAGCAAGGCCTAGTCAACCCGAACCTCACACATACAAATCGAGGCAGGGAGAACTTGTTCAGTCATTTTCCCATGAACAGATTTGTGAACCAGTTCATCTATCACATCATGAATCTGATAGACTTATGTCTAACAAACCAGACAACTATTCTACTGAAATCCCTCAAAGTAGAAATTATGGTAAAGTTCAACCTGTGCTACACGAACCAGCCTATAGTTACCATACACCTGAACATGAACAAACTCTGTTGTCGACACAGGGCTACATCATGCCTAAGGGACAAGTCAACTCTACACATCCTGAACAGAAtagtgctactcatgaatcttATAATCAACACAGATATCCTACATTCTCTGAACCAAATCGTGAACCTTCCATACAACTTCATGAAACAGCTCGCCCATTTCATGAACCAGCTAGCCGTTCATTGGATATCACAGGTAGCTTTGAACATCAACAGCCAGCACACGTATCACCAGACATTCAAAATCATGCCGGCTTTGAACCATTGCGCCCCACCTTTCATGAACCTGAACGCCATACGTCCACAGGGTTCACAGAATTCACTCAGTTTCTAATGAAAAAGGAACTAATTCTACAGAGATTGAGCAGTTTTGATGACAAACCTGAACATTATTCTGTGTGGAAAACCAGCTTTGTTAGAATAAAACTGAACTAA